In one Poecilia reticulata strain Guanapo linkage group LG8, Guppy_female_1.0+MT, whole genome shotgun sequence genomic region, the following are encoded:
- the LOC103469022 gene encoding integrin alpha-3-like isoform X2: MATDMFVLLSVCLSVSVAINIDTSFPVLKAIGSKNLFGFSVALHEDLETGKYLLLVGAPREKAEPHVAAYRTGGVYSCPVTANPSECSRIKFIDQNLDPTKDQLEDMWLGVTVASQGRPGGRVLACGHRFVRVYQGDRKLIGRCYLHRIGPRRDEEPLNWEQIQQHCDYRKDHTGEGMCTFGISAFITHTDAIFGSPGSYSWRGNVYAFWMDPNNELISSKNSFDYKNSSYRNIYLGYSVTQALHLLSAESQTIVAGAPRDNKMDARGSVMLAVKRSNDLVIQQTLRGQQVGSYFGNVVVAVDLNSDGWKDLLVGAPFYFNRQQEVGGAVYVYMNAGGRFHSEPTVVLMGSVGSAFGMAVAAAGDLNQDGYQDFAVGAPFHDTGCVMIWTGSKDGISAKPSQMIEGRSVSPGFRTFGYSLAPGVDVDGNHYPDLLVGSLDDTVALLRSRPVIQLNATLRVSPGVVARNKTDIKVEVCFFFKFNAGENISSISVNFTVSGDVTSISPRLRFHDSRQSVYSSIQSVGNGKXKTLKAGLLSAIQNVVEPLVFSLNVSLNEKLPNRSNVVQNLKRFPILSPTPPLIKTMIHIEKACGSDNVCQSNLQMVARFTDEDHKPFPMQDGNQLLNYNSSIRRLFLEVNVSNTASPGRLAEDAHNTVLNISVPPSLVYSGVHKKGGSSGAIECSVEGASLLCQLGNPFRSNQKIEMFIKFEPSAIALDTKEIQTQLVLSTLSNQSDLSPVFVSLLVQYSLQATLTLIKPGSVFFGGHVVGERAMKSTEDVGSPAVFTFQVHVQGKPLGHLGDLEVEFDWPKEVANGKWLLYLTEISLEGTSNRQCTHGDIINPLKLVMSDDERMMRRSLGMKGEEERKQQEKTLPVLSMQRQRKTFKLNCSSGARCVKFSCPLLNMNNSATLTVKSRLWNSTMIEDYRDASSVLVQGQATLKLKTTKSTVTMKSSPSPIEVNIYPEFELQLNSGAPWWIIVVSVLAGVLLLALICVLLWKCGFFKRASTREMYEAKTQRAHMKSQPSDMDKLTEEL, encoded by the exons atggcaacagataTGTTTGTGCTGCTGAGCGTCTGTCTCAGTGTGAGCGTGGCGATCAACATCGACACGTCGTTTCCGGTGCTGAAGGCAATCGGGAGCAAGAATCTGTTTGGATTCTCTGTTGCTCTGCATGAGGATCTGGAAACGGGGAAATACCT GCTATTGGTCGGCGCTCCCAGGGAGAAGGCGGAGCCTCACGTTGCAGCCTATCGGACAGGAGGCGTGTACAGCTGCCCGGTCACGGCTAACCCATCAGAGTGCAGCAGGATAAAATTCATAGATCAAA ACCTGGACCCCACTAAGGACCAGCTGGAGGACATGTGGTTGGGCGTCACAGTAGCCAGTCAGGGCCGACCTGGAGGGAGGGTCCTG GCATGTGGGCACCGGTTCGTCAGGGTGTACCAAGGAGATAGAAAGCTAATTGGCCGGTGCTATCTCCATAGAATCGGCCCACGTCGTGATGAAGAGCCGCTAAACTGGGAGCAAATACAGCAGCACTGCGA ttaCAGGAAGGATCACACTGGTGAGGGCATGTGCACTTTTGGAATCTCCGCCTTCATCACGCACACCGACGCCATCTTTGGCTCACCTGGGAGCTACAGTTGGCGGG GAAATGTTTATGCCTTCTGGATGGATCCGAACAATGAACTTATTTCGTCAAAGAACTCCTTTGACTACAAGAACTCAAGTTATAGGAATATTTATTTAG GATACTCGGTCACTCAGGCTCTTCATCTTCTCTCTGCAGAGAGTCAAACCATCGTAGCAG GGGCTCCCAGAGACAATAAAATGGACGCCCGTGGTTCTGTGATGCTGGCAGTCAAGCGGTCCAATGATCTGGTGATTCAGCAGACTCTACGAGGTCAGCAGGTTGGCTCATACTTTGGTAACGTCGTGGTAGCCGTAGACCTCAACAGCGATGG GTGGAAAGACCTGCTGGTGGGCGCTCCTTTTTACTTCAACCGCCAGCAGGAGGTGGGCGGGGCAGTTTATGTTTACATGAACGCAGGAGGGAGGTTCCACTCTGAACCCACCGTGGTTCTGATGGGTTCAGTTGGATCTGCTTTTGGAATGGCTGTTGCTGCAGCAGGGGACCTCAACCAAGATGGCTACCAGg ACTTTGCAGTGGGAGCTCCTTTTCACGATACTGGATGCGTGATGATCTGGACTGGGAGCAAAGACGGAATCTCTGCAAAACCGAGTCAG ATGATCGAAGGACGTTCTGTATCTCCTGGGTTCAGGACTTTCGGGTACTCCCTGGCTCCTGGTGTGGATGTTGATGGAAACCACTACCCAGACCTGCTGGTCGGCTCTCTGGATGATACCGTCGCCCTCCTCAG ATCTCGCCCTGTCATCCAGCTGAACGCCACGTTAAGAGTTTCTCCAGGTGTGGTCGCCCGAAATAAGACCGA TATCAAGGTGGAGGTGTGCTTCTTCTTCAAGTTCAATGCTGGagaaaacatcagcagcatcT cTGTGAACTTTACTGTGAGTGGTGACGTCACCAGTATCTCGCCCCGCCTCCGTTTCCATGACAGCAGACAGAGCGTGTACTCCAGCATCCAGTCAGTGGGGAATGGAAAGTGKAAAACCCTGAAAGCCGGACTGCTG AGTGCCATCCAAAACGTGGTGGAGCCTCTGGTGTTCTCCCTGAACGTCTCTCTAAATGAGAAACTTCCCAACAGAAGCAATGTTGTTCAGAATCTGAAGCGCTTCCCCATCCTAAGCCCGACACCTCCACTCATCAAAACCATG ATTCACATCGAGAAGGCCTGCGGGTCTGATAACGTCTGTCAAAGTAACCTTCAGATGGTGGCCCGGTTCACAGATGAGGATCACAAACCCTTCCCCAT GCAGGACGGCAACCAACTGCTGAACTACAACAGCAGCATCAGGAGGTTATTTCTGGAGGTCAACGTCAGCAACACGGCGTCACCAGGTCGACTGGCAGAGGATGCCCACAACACTGTCCTCAACATCAGCGTCCCGCCGTCGCTTGTTTACTCTGGAGTCCACAAAAAG ggGGGCAGCTCAGGAGCCATTGAGTGTTCTGTTGAAGGGGCCTCTCTTCTCTGTCAGCTGGGGAACCCCTTCAGAAGCAACCAGAAG ATTGAGATGTTCATTAAATTTGAGCCATCTGCAATCGCTTTGGACACCAAGGAAATCCAGACTCAGCTGGTCCTGTCCAC GCTCAGCAACCAGTCAGATCTGTCTCCAGTCTTCGTCTCCTTGCTGGTGCAGTATTCCCTGCAGGCGACTCTCACTCT AATCAAACCGGGTTCGGTCTTCTTCGGTGGTCATGTGGTTGGTGAGCGTGCCATGAAGAGCACGGAGGACGTGGGCAGTCCGGCGGTCTTCACCTTTCAG GTTCACGTCCAGGGAAAGCCTCTAGGTCACCTTGGCGACCTGGAGGTCGAGTTTGATTGGCCGAAGGAGGTGGCGAACGGAAAGTGGCTGCTGTACCTGACAGAGATCAGCTTGGAAGGCACCTCGAATCGTCAATGTACACACGGCGACATCATCAACCCTTTGAAGCTTgtg ATGTCCGATGATGAgaggatgatgaggaggagTCTGGGGATGAAGGGAGAGGAGGAAAGGAAACAACAAGAGAAAACTCTCCCAGTCCTCAGCAtgcagagacagaggaagacCTTTAAACTG AACTGCAGCAGCGGGGCCAGGTGTGTGAAGTTCTCGTGTCCTCTGCTCAACATGAACAACTCTGCAACTCTGACGGTGAAGAGCCGGCTGTGGAACTCCACCATGATTGAG GACTACAGAGATGCTAGCAGTGTGTTGGTTCAAGGCCAGGCCACTTTGAAGTTGAAGACCACGAAGAGCACCGTCACCATGAAGTCGTCCCCCTCACCG atCGAGGTCAACATTTACCCAGagtttgagctgcagctgaactctggcgccccctggtggatcATAGTGGTGTCAGTCCTGGCTGGAGTTCTGCTGCTGGCTCTGATCTGCGTTCTGCTCTGGAAG TGTGGCTTCTTCAAGAGAGCCAGCACCAGGGAGATGTACGAGGCCAAGACCCAAAGGGCCCACATGAAGAGCCAACCGTCTGACATGGACAAGCTGACCGAGGAGCTCTGA
- the LOC103469022 gene encoding integrin alpha-3-like isoform X3: protein MDPNNELISSKNSFDYKNSSYRNIYLGYSVTQALHLLSAESQTIVAGAPRDNKMDARGSVMLAVKRSNDLVIQQTLRGQQVGSYFGNVVVAVDLNSDGWKDLLVGAPFYFNRQQEVGGAVYVYMNAGGRFHSEPTVVLMGSVGSAFGMAVAAAGDLNQDGYQDFAVGAPFHDTGCVMIWTGSKDGISAKPSQMIEGRSVSPGFRTFGYSLAPGVDVDGNHYPDLLVGSLDDTVALLRSRPVIQLNATLRVSPGVVARNKTDIKVEVCFFFKFNAGENISSISVNFTVSGDVTSISPRLRFHDSRQSVYSSIQSVGNGKXKTLKAGLLSAIQNVVEPLVFSLNVSLNEKLPNRSNVVQNLKRFPILSPTPPLIKTMIHIEKACGSDNVCQSNLQMVARFTDEDHKPFPMQDGNQLLNYNSSIRRLFLEVNVSNTASPGRLAEDAHNTVLNISVPPSLVYSGVHKKGGSSGAIECSVEGASLLCQLGNPFRSNQKIEMFIKFEPSAIALDTKEIQTQLVLSTLSNQSDLSPVFVSLLVQYSLQATLTLIKPGSVFFGGHVVGERAMKSTEDVGSPAVFTFQVHVQGKPLGHLGDLEVEFDWPKEVANGKWLLYLTEISLEGTSNRQCTHGDIINPLKLVMSDDERMMRRSLGMKGEEERKQQEKTLPVLSMQRQRKTFKLNCSSGARCVKFSCPLLNMNNSATLTVKSRLWNSTMIEDYRDASSVLVQGQATLKLKTTKSTVTMKSSPSPIEVNIYPEFELQLNSGAPWWIIVVSVLAGVLLLALICVLLWKCQFFVRPEAWQTAVLQQRRIMGNTEQHVDDDGFLIQEQVTSTQNRKIQKHWVTIWTESH from the exons ATGGATCCGAACAATGAACTTATTTCGTCAAAGAACTCCTTTGACTACAAGAACTCAAGTTATAGGAATATTTATTTAG GATACTCGGTCACTCAGGCTCTTCATCTTCTCTCTGCAGAGAGTCAAACCATCGTAGCAG GGGCTCCCAGAGACAATAAAATGGACGCCCGTGGTTCTGTGATGCTGGCAGTCAAGCGGTCCAATGATCTGGTGATTCAGCAGACTCTACGAGGTCAGCAGGTTGGCTCATACTTTGGTAACGTCGTGGTAGCCGTAGACCTCAACAGCGATGG GTGGAAAGACCTGCTGGTGGGCGCTCCTTTTTACTTCAACCGCCAGCAGGAGGTGGGCGGGGCAGTTTATGTTTACATGAACGCAGGAGGGAGGTTCCACTCTGAACCCACCGTGGTTCTGATGGGTTCAGTTGGATCTGCTTTTGGAATGGCTGTTGCTGCAGCAGGGGACCTCAACCAAGATGGCTACCAGg ACTTTGCAGTGGGAGCTCCTTTTCACGATACTGGATGCGTGATGATCTGGACTGGGAGCAAAGACGGAATCTCTGCAAAACCGAGTCAG ATGATCGAAGGACGTTCTGTATCTCCTGGGTTCAGGACTTTCGGGTACTCCCTGGCTCCTGGTGTGGATGTTGATGGAAACCACTACCCAGACCTGCTGGTCGGCTCTCTGGATGATACCGTCGCCCTCCTCAG ATCTCGCCCTGTCATCCAGCTGAACGCCACGTTAAGAGTTTCTCCAGGTGTGGTCGCCCGAAATAAGACCGA TATCAAGGTGGAGGTGTGCTTCTTCTTCAAGTTCAATGCTGGagaaaacatcagcagcatcT cTGTGAACTTTACTGTGAGTGGTGACGTCACCAGTATCTCGCCCCGCCTCCGTTTCCATGACAGCAGACAGAGCGTGTACTCCAGCATCCAGTCAGTGGGGAATGGAAAGTGKAAAACCCTGAAAGCCGGACTGCTG AGTGCCATCCAAAACGTGGTGGAGCCTCTGGTGTTCTCCCTGAACGTCTCTCTAAATGAGAAACTTCCCAACAGAAGCAATGTTGTTCAGAATCTGAAGCGCTTCCCCATCCTAAGCCCGACACCTCCACTCATCAAAACCATG ATTCACATCGAGAAGGCCTGCGGGTCTGATAACGTCTGTCAAAGTAACCTTCAGATGGTGGCCCGGTTCACAGATGAGGATCACAAACCCTTCCCCAT GCAGGACGGCAACCAACTGCTGAACTACAACAGCAGCATCAGGAGGTTATTTCTGGAGGTCAACGTCAGCAACACGGCGTCACCAGGTCGACTGGCAGAGGATGCCCACAACACTGTCCTCAACATCAGCGTCCCGCCGTCGCTTGTTTACTCTGGAGTCCACAAAAAG ggGGGCAGCTCAGGAGCCATTGAGTGTTCTGTTGAAGGGGCCTCTCTTCTCTGTCAGCTGGGGAACCCCTTCAGAAGCAACCAGAAG ATTGAGATGTTCATTAAATTTGAGCCATCTGCAATCGCTTTGGACACCAAGGAAATCCAGACTCAGCTGGTCCTGTCCAC GCTCAGCAACCAGTCAGATCTGTCTCCAGTCTTCGTCTCCTTGCTGGTGCAGTATTCCCTGCAGGCGACTCTCACTCT AATCAAACCGGGTTCGGTCTTCTTCGGTGGTCATGTGGTTGGTGAGCGTGCCATGAAGAGCACGGAGGACGTGGGCAGTCCGGCGGTCTTCACCTTTCAG GTTCACGTCCAGGGAAAGCCTCTAGGTCACCTTGGCGACCTGGAGGTCGAGTTTGATTGGCCGAAGGAGGTGGCGAACGGAAAGTGGCTGCTGTACCTGACAGAGATCAGCTTGGAAGGCACCTCGAATCGTCAATGTACACACGGCGACATCATCAACCCTTTGAAGCTTgtg ATGTCCGATGATGAgaggatgatgaggaggagTCTGGGGATGAAGGGAGAGGAGGAAAGGAAACAACAAGAGAAAACTCTCCCAGTCCTCAGCAtgcagagacagaggaagacCTTTAAACTG AACTGCAGCAGCGGGGCCAGGTGTGTGAAGTTCTCGTGTCCTCTGCTCAACATGAACAACTCTGCAACTCTGACGGTGAAGAGCCGGCTGTGGAACTCCACCATGATTGAG GACTACAGAGATGCTAGCAGTGTGTTGGTTCAAGGCCAGGCCACTTTGAAGTTGAAGACCACGAAGAGCACCGTCACCATGAAGTCGTCCCCCTCACCG atCGAGGTCAACATTTACCCAGagtttgagctgcagctgaactctggcgccccctggtggatcATAGTGGTGTCAGTCCTGGCTGGAGTTCTGCTGCTGGCTCTGATCTGCGTTCTGCTCTGGAAG
- the LOC103469022 gene encoding integrin alpha-3-like isoform X1, translating into MATDMFVLLSVCLSVSVAINIDTSFPVLKAIGSKNLFGFSVALHEDLETGKYLLLVGAPREKAEPHVAAYRTGGVYSCPVTANPSECSRIKFIDQNLDPTKDQLEDMWLGVTVASQGRPGGRVLACGHRFVRVYQGDRKLIGRCYLHRIGPRRDEEPLNWEQIQQHCDYRKDHTGEGMCTFGISAFITHTDAIFGSPGSYSWRGNVYAFWMDPNNELISSKNSFDYKNSSYRNIYLGYSVTQALHLLSAESQTIVAGAPRDNKMDARGSVMLAVKRSNDLVIQQTLRGQQVGSYFGNVVVAVDLNSDGWKDLLVGAPFYFNRQQEVGGAVYVYMNAGGRFHSEPTVVLMGSVGSAFGMAVAAAGDLNQDGYQDFAVGAPFHDTGCVMIWTGSKDGISAKPSQMIEGRSVSPGFRTFGYSLAPGVDVDGNHYPDLLVGSLDDTVALLRSRPVIQLNATLRVSPGVVARNKTDIKVEVCFFFKFNAGENISSISVNFTVSGDVTSISPRLRFHDSRQSVYSSIQSVGNGKXKTLKAGLLSAIQNVVEPLVFSLNVSLNEKLPNRSNVVQNLKRFPILSPTPPLIKTMIHIEKACGSDNVCQSNLQMVARFTDEDHKPFPMQDGNQLLNYNSSIRRLFLEVNVSNTASPGRLAEDAHNTVLNISVPPSLVYSGVHKKGGSSGAIECSVEGASLLCQLGNPFRSNQKIEMFIKFEPSAIALDTKEIQTQLVLSTLSNQSDLSPVFVSLLVQYSLQATLTLIKPGSVFFGGHVVGERAMKSTEDVGSPAVFTFQVHVQGKPLGHLGDLEVEFDWPKEVANGKWLLYLTEISLEGTSNRQCTHGDIINPLKLVMSDDERMMRRSLGMKGEEERKQQEKTLPVLSMQRQRKTFKLNCSSGARCVKFSCPLLNMNNSATLTVKSRLWNSTMIEDYRDASSVLVQGQATLKLKTTKSTVTMKSSPSPIEVNIYPEFELQLNSGAPWWIIVVSVLAGVLLLALICVLLWKCQFFVRPEAWQTAVLQQRRIMGNTEQHVDDDGFLIQEQVTSTQNRKIQKHWVTIWTESH; encoded by the exons atggcaacagataTGTTTGTGCTGCTGAGCGTCTGTCTCAGTGTGAGCGTGGCGATCAACATCGACACGTCGTTTCCGGTGCTGAAGGCAATCGGGAGCAAGAATCTGTTTGGATTCTCTGTTGCTCTGCATGAGGATCTGGAAACGGGGAAATACCT GCTATTGGTCGGCGCTCCCAGGGAGAAGGCGGAGCCTCACGTTGCAGCCTATCGGACAGGAGGCGTGTACAGCTGCCCGGTCACGGCTAACCCATCAGAGTGCAGCAGGATAAAATTCATAGATCAAA ACCTGGACCCCACTAAGGACCAGCTGGAGGACATGTGGTTGGGCGTCACAGTAGCCAGTCAGGGCCGACCTGGAGGGAGGGTCCTG GCATGTGGGCACCGGTTCGTCAGGGTGTACCAAGGAGATAGAAAGCTAATTGGCCGGTGCTATCTCCATAGAATCGGCCCACGTCGTGATGAAGAGCCGCTAAACTGGGAGCAAATACAGCAGCACTGCGA ttaCAGGAAGGATCACACTGGTGAGGGCATGTGCACTTTTGGAATCTCCGCCTTCATCACGCACACCGACGCCATCTTTGGCTCACCTGGGAGCTACAGTTGGCGGG GAAATGTTTATGCCTTCTGGATGGATCCGAACAATGAACTTATTTCGTCAAAGAACTCCTTTGACTACAAGAACTCAAGTTATAGGAATATTTATTTAG GATACTCGGTCACTCAGGCTCTTCATCTTCTCTCTGCAGAGAGTCAAACCATCGTAGCAG GGGCTCCCAGAGACAATAAAATGGACGCCCGTGGTTCTGTGATGCTGGCAGTCAAGCGGTCCAATGATCTGGTGATTCAGCAGACTCTACGAGGTCAGCAGGTTGGCTCATACTTTGGTAACGTCGTGGTAGCCGTAGACCTCAACAGCGATGG GTGGAAAGACCTGCTGGTGGGCGCTCCTTTTTACTTCAACCGCCAGCAGGAGGTGGGCGGGGCAGTTTATGTTTACATGAACGCAGGAGGGAGGTTCCACTCTGAACCCACCGTGGTTCTGATGGGTTCAGTTGGATCTGCTTTTGGAATGGCTGTTGCTGCAGCAGGGGACCTCAACCAAGATGGCTACCAGg ACTTTGCAGTGGGAGCTCCTTTTCACGATACTGGATGCGTGATGATCTGGACTGGGAGCAAAGACGGAATCTCTGCAAAACCGAGTCAG ATGATCGAAGGACGTTCTGTATCTCCTGGGTTCAGGACTTTCGGGTACTCCCTGGCTCCTGGTGTGGATGTTGATGGAAACCACTACCCAGACCTGCTGGTCGGCTCTCTGGATGATACCGTCGCCCTCCTCAG ATCTCGCCCTGTCATCCAGCTGAACGCCACGTTAAGAGTTTCTCCAGGTGTGGTCGCCCGAAATAAGACCGA TATCAAGGTGGAGGTGTGCTTCTTCTTCAAGTTCAATGCTGGagaaaacatcagcagcatcT cTGTGAACTTTACTGTGAGTGGTGACGTCACCAGTATCTCGCCCCGCCTCCGTTTCCATGACAGCAGACAGAGCGTGTACTCCAGCATCCAGTCAGTGGGGAATGGAAAGTGKAAAACCCTGAAAGCCGGACTGCTG AGTGCCATCCAAAACGTGGTGGAGCCTCTGGTGTTCTCCCTGAACGTCTCTCTAAATGAGAAACTTCCCAACAGAAGCAATGTTGTTCAGAATCTGAAGCGCTTCCCCATCCTAAGCCCGACACCTCCACTCATCAAAACCATG ATTCACATCGAGAAGGCCTGCGGGTCTGATAACGTCTGTCAAAGTAACCTTCAGATGGTGGCCCGGTTCACAGATGAGGATCACAAACCCTTCCCCAT GCAGGACGGCAACCAACTGCTGAACTACAACAGCAGCATCAGGAGGTTATTTCTGGAGGTCAACGTCAGCAACACGGCGTCACCAGGTCGACTGGCAGAGGATGCCCACAACACTGTCCTCAACATCAGCGTCCCGCCGTCGCTTGTTTACTCTGGAGTCCACAAAAAG ggGGGCAGCTCAGGAGCCATTGAGTGTTCTGTTGAAGGGGCCTCTCTTCTCTGTCAGCTGGGGAACCCCTTCAGAAGCAACCAGAAG ATTGAGATGTTCATTAAATTTGAGCCATCTGCAATCGCTTTGGACACCAAGGAAATCCAGACTCAGCTGGTCCTGTCCAC GCTCAGCAACCAGTCAGATCTGTCTCCAGTCTTCGTCTCCTTGCTGGTGCAGTATTCCCTGCAGGCGACTCTCACTCT AATCAAACCGGGTTCGGTCTTCTTCGGTGGTCATGTGGTTGGTGAGCGTGCCATGAAGAGCACGGAGGACGTGGGCAGTCCGGCGGTCTTCACCTTTCAG GTTCACGTCCAGGGAAAGCCTCTAGGTCACCTTGGCGACCTGGAGGTCGAGTTTGATTGGCCGAAGGAGGTGGCGAACGGAAAGTGGCTGCTGTACCTGACAGAGATCAGCTTGGAAGGCACCTCGAATCGTCAATGTACACACGGCGACATCATCAACCCTTTGAAGCTTgtg ATGTCCGATGATGAgaggatgatgaggaggagTCTGGGGATGAAGGGAGAGGAGGAAAGGAAACAACAAGAGAAAACTCTCCCAGTCCTCAGCAtgcagagacagaggaagacCTTTAAACTG AACTGCAGCAGCGGGGCCAGGTGTGTGAAGTTCTCGTGTCCTCTGCTCAACATGAACAACTCTGCAACTCTGACGGTGAAGAGCCGGCTGTGGAACTCCACCATGATTGAG GACTACAGAGATGCTAGCAGTGTGTTGGTTCAAGGCCAGGCCACTTTGAAGTTGAAGACCACGAAGAGCACCGTCACCATGAAGTCGTCCCCCTCACCG atCGAGGTCAACATTTACCCAGagtttgagctgcagctgaactctggcgccccctggtggatcATAGTGGTGTCAGTCCTGGCTGGAGTTCTGCTGCTGGCTCTGATCTGCGTTCTGCTCTGGAAG